A region of Granulibacter bethesdensis DNA encodes the following proteins:
- a CDS encoding response regulator encodes MAKLVLLAEDELFIALDLQIILEEAGCTIIGPLATLDETLSALDDLKGTKLTAALLDVRLADKDIFPAADWLHQAGVPLLFHSAHADEDILRQRYPEAAIFPKPCALDELCHIIRRIVE; translated from the coding sequence ATGGCTAAGCTCGTTCTTCTGGCAGAAGACGAGTTGTTTATTGCTCTCGATCTTCAGATAATCCTTGAAGAAGCAGGTTGCACTATCATCGGACCTCTGGCGACACTGGATGAAACGCTCAGTGCGCTGGATGATTTGAAAGGCACAAAACTGACTGCTGCGCTTCTGGATGTCCGGCTCGCAGATAAGGATATATTTCCTGCGGCCGACTGGTTGCATCAAGCGGGTGTGCCGCTACTTTTTCATTCTGCTCATGCGGATGAGGACATCCTTCGTCAACGCTATCCAGAGGCTGCGATTTTTCCAAAGCCATGTGCCCTGGATGAGCTGTGTCACATTATTCGGCGTATAGTGGAATAG
- a CDS encoding chemotaxis protein CheB, with product MHDNSLAADRKENKNQAASFPVVGIGASAGGLEALRDMLSTATLPTGMSYVVIQHLDPNHESMLAQLLDRNTALKVIQCEGGEKIETDIVYIIPPGHGLVIRSGVLELIQFQQPRGLRRPIDDFFLSLASDQQANAVCVILSGTGGDGTTGLRAIKENGGICVVQQPETARYDGMPLSAVGTGLVDFICPACEILNCIKSFFKRRMTDQLDVETAIVADHVDELCRVLRANTGHDFAGYKRSTLIRRVERRMHVLGINSGRAYVNRIRDDSVEREALFRDLLINVTRFFRDPEAFLALRSKVIEPLLRERAADEDIRIWIPGCSSGEEAYTIAILCAEAARTTGQPLAVQIFATDIDEQMLSIAREGSYPASALIDIPVDLRERYTVPHAERFSIISPIRDMIRFSNHSLIKDPPFSRIDLVSCRNLLIYFADRLQQTVIPLLHYAIRAGGYLFLGPSESVGRFEHLFPTIDQHAHIFTRPPGAPNYPIDLPVNLRQRSSMRERGGKGNTSALGNESAAIRRLVERYAPPSLVVDPDGGILAAYGKLSRYFEFPVTRTGGSSALNLARPGLRDVMGALLRQGRDQKRNVVVRDVAVETDFGTQPVEVTCDPLSDGCLLFVIRDSGPFKPLEDSEVYEIQVADDHREALEDELRLTRYRLRSVVEELETANEELKSSNEEMMSMNEELQSTNEELATVNDELKSKVHQLTVANSDLRNFFESTDLAVVVLDADLKVRSYTEAATRIFPLKPSDRGRPLTDVTSRLATIEYFEDARAVACGAESVQRRVTTQDGKRIYSMRVLPYNTHKGTVDGATLVLTDITDALVMERQLAAERERLDIAIKAAGIGIWEYCPETGETVIDEVEQKLFDIDEEEGRQISSLLERIHPDDIRGVETALRRASAGNCDYEASFRIRTKDDTERWIKGFGRIVTGSSPTRLVGVSIDVTPEYTLAETRHLMLREMNHRVKNLFAVIAGIVTAVSRGHDNVQTFARDIRDRIASLGNAHSLAASGGEPKAIDLQELVEVTLAPYRHDTKIDIHGPSTQIDRSALSSFALILHEWATNAVKYGALDGKDGASLVVTWKRSEDGLQLIWNEQQVKPVIEPEKRGFGSLLVETSVRQLRGQIERSMNESNLFITLQLPNGVLSNG from the coding sequence ATGCATGACAATTCTCTGGCGGCCGACAGAAAAGAGAACAAAAATCAGGCTGCCTCTTTTCCAGTGGTCGGAATAGGCGCATCAGCAGGGGGGCTGGAAGCCCTGCGTGACATGCTTTCCACTGCCACGCTTCCTACTGGGATGTCCTATGTTGTCATCCAGCATCTGGACCCCAACCACGAAAGCATGTTGGCTCAGCTTCTGGATCGCAACACTGCCCTGAAGGTGATCCAGTGTGAAGGCGGAGAGAAAATAGAGACGGATATTGTCTATATCATTCCTCCAGGTCATGGGCTTGTCATCCGTAGCGGTGTTCTGGAACTGATCCAATTTCAGCAGCCGCGTGGATTGCGTCGTCCAATCGATGATTTTTTCCTGTCTCTTGCCAGTGATCAGCAGGCAAATGCTGTCTGTGTCATCCTGTCCGGCACGGGAGGAGATGGTACCACCGGGTTGCGGGCAATCAAGGAAAATGGCGGAATCTGCGTTGTGCAGCAGCCTGAGACCGCCCGCTATGATGGTATGCCCCTTTCAGCAGTCGGAACGGGCCTTGTCGATTTCATATGCCCCGCCTGCGAAATCCTGAACTGTATAAAATCTTTCTTCAAGCGACGTATGACTGATCAGTTGGATGTTGAGACTGCGATCGTGGCTGATCACGTCGATGAATTATGTCGTGTGCTGCGTGCCAATACGGGGCATGATTTTGCAGGTTACAAGCGTTCAACTCTGATTCGCCGTGTTGAGCGGCGTATGCACGTTCTGGGGATCAACAGTGGCCGTGCTTATGTCAATCGGATCAGGGATGATTCCGTAGAACGCGAGGCATTGTTCCGTGATCTTCTGATTAATGTGACCCGTTTCTTTCGTGATCCGGAAGCATTTCTGGCACTGCGCAGCAAAGTGATCGAACCATTGCTGCGTGAACGTGCAGCTGATGAGGATATACGGATATGGATTCCCGGCTGCTCGAGCGGAGAAGAAGCCTACACGATTGCGATCCTGTGCGCAGAGGCAGCCCGAACCACTGGTCAGCCACTGGCCGTGCAGATTTTTGCCACGGACATAGATGAACAAATGTTGTCCATCGCTAGGGAAGGCTCATATCCGGCTTCGGCCTTGATAGATATTCCGGTGGACCTGAGAGAACGTTATACAGTTCCCCATGCCGAGCGGTTTTCAATTATCTCCCCGATCAGGGACATGATCCGTTTTTCCAATCACAGCCTCATAAAAGATCCACCTTTTTCAAGAATTGATCTGGTTTCCTGTCGCAATTTGCTGATTTATTTTGCTGACCGATTGCAGCAGACTGTCATTCCACTCCTGCATTATGCCATCCGCGCAGGTGGATATCTTTTTCTTGGCCCATCAGAAAGTGTCGGACGCTTTGAACATCTGTTCCCGACCATTGACCAGCATGCGCATATTTTTACTCGTCCCCCCGGGGCACCGAATTATCCGATTGATCTGCCTGTCAACCTGCGTCAGCGTTCTTCCATGAGGGAAAGAGGAGGTAAGGGAAATACCAGCGCACTCGGAAACGAAAGTGCAGCGATAAGACGCCTGGTGGAACGCTATGCGCCACCAAGCCTTGTGGTGGATCCCGATGGAGGCATTCTGGCAGCTTATGGTAAGCTGAGCCGGTATTTCGAATTTCCGGTGACCAGAACAGGCGGGAGCAGTGCACTCAATCTGGCCCGTCCCGGGTTGCGGGATGTCATGGGTGCGCTTTTGCGTCAGGGACGTGACCAAAAGCGGAACGTTGTCGTTCGTGACGTTGCTGTAGAAACTGATTTTGGTACGCAGCCTGTCGAAGTAACCTGCGATCCTTTAAGCGATGGATGTCTGCTGTTCGTTATCCGTGATAGTGGACCGTTCAAACCCCTCGAAGATTCCGAAGTTTATGAAATTCAGGTGGCCGACGATCATCGTGAAGCACTTGAAGATGAACTCCGCCTGACCCGGTATCGTCTGCGCTCTGTAGTGGAGGAGCTGGAGACCGCAAATGAGGAGCTTAAAAGCTCCAACGAAGAAATGATGTCAATGAATGAGGAGCTTCAGTCAACCAACGAGGAACTTGCAACCGTTAATGATGAGTTAAAAAGCAAGGTTCATCAGCTGACTGTCGCAAATTCTGATCTTCGTAACTTCTTTGAATCTACTGACCTTGCCGTGGTTGTGCTGGATGCAGACCTTAAAGTGCGCAGCTATACCGAGGCAGCCACCAGGATTTTTCCTTTGAAGCCTTCCGACCGTGGCCGCCCTTTGACGGATGTAACCAGCAGGCTTGCGACAATCGAATATTTCGAAGATGCGCGGGCTGTGGCCTGTGGCGCTGAATCTGTGCAGCGCCGGGTGACGACGCAGGATGGAAAGCGCATTTATTCCATGCGTGTTCTGCCATATAACACCCATAAAGGCACTGTGGATGGTGCTACTCTGGTGCTGACTGACATCACCGACGCCCTTGTGATGGAACGGCAGCTGGCTGCAGAGCGCGAGCGCCTGGATATCGCCATCAAGGCAGCAGGGATCGGTATATGGGAATATTGCCCGGAAACGGGTGAAACCGTGATCGATGAGGTTGAGCAGAAGCTGTTCGATATCGATGAGGAAGAGGGCAGACAAATCAGTTCCTTGCTGGAGCGTATCCATCCAGATGATATCAGAGGCGTTGAAACAGCGTTGCGAAGAGCTTCTGCCGGCAACTGTGATTATGAAGCAAGTTTCCGTATCAGGACCAAAGATGATACTGAACGCTGGATCAAGGGATTTGGCCGCATTGTCACCGGCAGTTCTCCCACGCGTCTGGTGGGTGTTTCTATTGATGTAACACCTGAGTACACGCTTGCTGAAACGCGCCACCTCATGCTGCGCGAGATGAATCATCGTGTCAAAAACCTGTTTGCCGTTATAGCTGGAATTGTAACGGCTGTTTCGCGCGGTCACGACAACGTTCAGACCTTTGCGCGTGATATACGTGATCGTATCGCATCCCTGGGCAACGCCCATTCACTGGCTGCATCAGGAGGGGAGCCAAAAGCGATTGACCTTCAGGAATTGGTGGAGGTGACGCTTGCGCCTTATCGTCATGACACAAAAATAGATATCCACGGCCCTTCCACGCAGATTGATCGATCTGCTCTCTCTTCCTTTGCCCTTATATTACATGAATGGGCTACGAATGCTGTGAAATACGGCGCTTTGGACGGAAAGGATGGCGCATCCCTAGTCGTTACATGGAAACGGTCTGAAGATGGTCTGCAACTTATATGGAATGAACAGCAGGTAAAACCGGTTATCGAACCTGAAAAAAGAGGGTTTGGATCCCTGTTGGTGGAGACCAGTGTGCGTCAGTTGCGTGGGCAGATAGAGAGGTCCATGAATGAGAGTAATCTGTTCATTACCCTTCAACTTCCTAATGGCGTATTAAGCAATGGCTAA